TATCTTTGCCAAAAGAAATAGCATCGCCTATTGTGAATCTATCAGCCATCGTTCAAACTCGATAAACTCTTCAGGTGTCTCCATTTCTATAAAAAGTTCCAAAATATCTTTATCAATTAGAGAATCGAGATATTTTTGTGCTTCTTCACTTATTTCTTGCATTTGCCAACATAATTTGCAATAACTGCACCCATTTCACTTGTTGAACAAATTTCAACTGCATCATATTGACTCATATCTTTTGTTCGATACCCATCTTTTAAAGCTTGAGCAATTGCCCAATCAATACAATCAGCACCTTCATTTTCTCCAAGTGCATGTCGTAACATCATTGAAGCACTAGCAATTGTTGCAATCGGGTTTGCAATTCCTGTTCCTGCAATATCTGGAGCTGAACCGTGAATTGGTTCGTAAAGTCCAAATTTATCTCCAATTGAAGCACTTGGCAGAAGTCCAATTGAACCAGAAAGCATTGATGCCTCATCACTTAAAATATCACCAAAAATATTTCCAGTCAAAATAACATCAAACTGTTTTGGGTCTCGAATAAGTTGCATCGCCGCATTATCAACATACATGTGTGAAAGTGTAACTTCTGGATACTCTTCCGCAACTATCTCTACTGTCTCTCTCCAAAGTTGAGATACATCAAGTACATTTGCTTTATCGACTGAACAGACTTTTTTATTTCGAGTCATTGCAGTTTTAAAAGCTTGATGTGCAATTCTCTCAACCTCATCAACAGTATAAACCATTGTATTGAAAGCTTTGTTTCCTTCTCGACCTTTTGGCTCACCAAAATATAGACCGCCGATAAGTTCTCGAATAACAACTAAATCAACACCTTTTACAACTTCTTCTTTTAAAGTAGAAGCACGAACAAGTTCATCATAAACTTTTACAGGTCGGAGATTTGCATAAACACCGAGTTCTTTTCGGAGTCCTAAAAGTCCAGTTTCTGGTCGAAGCTCTCGCGGTAAATTATCCCACTGACTTCCACCAATTGCACCAAAAAGAATCGCATCCGAACTTTTAGCTTTTTCAAGAGTCTCTTTTGGAAGCGGAACACCTGTAACATCGTATGCAATTCCACCAAGAAGTGCATCATCATATTTCAGTTCAAAACCTTTTGAGTGTGAAACCGCATCAAGAACTTTAATCGCTTCATCAACGATTTCAGGACCAATTCCATCACCTCGAATAACTGTAATTTTGTAACTCTTCATTATGACTCTCCAGATACTTTCTGTTTTCCGTAGTTCATTAAACCACCTGCATTTAAAAGATTTTGCATAAATGGAGGAATAGCTTTAAATTGGTAGCTTTTTCCACTTGACAAATCTTTGATCGTTCCGTTTTCCATATCAATAGAAATTTGAGAACCCTCACTAATTTCAGCACTCTCTTCTAACTCAAAAATAGGCAATCCCATATTGAAAGAGTTTCTATAAAAAATACGAGCGAAACTTGGTGCAATAACTGCGGAAACACCAGCAGCTTTTAGAGCAATTGGAGCATGTTCTCGGCTACTACCAGAACCAAAATTCGCACCAGCCACGATAATATCACCTTCGCTAACTTTTTGTGAGAATTGAGGGTCTGCATCCTCCATAACATGTTGGGCTAATTTTTTTGGGTCTGAAGTATTTAGGTATCGAGCAGCAATAATTAAATCAGTGTCGATATTGTCGCCAAATCTCCAAACTTTTCCCTCTAATTTTGACATTAGTAATCCTAATTTTGGATTTTGTTGCGGAATTTTAACAAAAAAAGGTTTGTTTCGGGTTTTTTAAATGTTGTTAGAATTGCAAAAAAGAGAATATTTGAAAGCAATTATTGGTGCGACTGCAA
The genomic region above belongs to Thiovulum sp. ES and contains:
- a CDS encoding 3-isopropylmalate dehydrogenase (PFAM: Isocitrate/isopropylmalate dehydrogenase~TIGRFAM: 3-isopropylmalate dehydrogenase) translates to MKSYKITVIRGDGIGPEIVDEAIKVLDAVSHSKGFELKYDDALLGGIAYDVTGVPLPKETLEKAKSSDAILFGAIGGSQWDNLPRELRPETGLLGLRKELGVYANLRPVKVYDELVRASTLKEEVVKGVDLVVIRELIGGLYFGEPKGREGNKAFNTMVYTVDEVERIAHQAFKTAMTRNKKVCSVDKANVLDVSQLWRETVEIVAEEYPEVTLSHMYVDNAAMQLIRDPKQFDVILTGNIFGDILSDEASMLSGSIGLLPSASIGDKFGLYEPIHGSAPDIAGTGIANPIATIASASMMLRHALGENEGADCIDWAIAQALKDGYRTKDMSQYDAVEICSTSEMGAVIANYVGKCKK
- a CDS encoding 3-isopropylmalate dehydratase, small subunit (PFAM: Aconitase C-terminal domain~TIGRFAM: 3-isopropylmalate dehydratase, small subunit) codes for the protein MSKLEGKVWRFGDNIDTDLIIAARYLNTSDPKKLAQHVMEDADPQFSQKVSEGDIIVAGANFGSGSSREHAPIALKAAGVSAVIAPSFARIFYRNSFNMGLPIFELEESAEISEGSQISIDMENGTIKDLSSGKSYQFKAIPPFMQNLLNAGGLMNYGKQKVSGES